The following proteins come from a genomic window of Limosilactobacillus reuteri:
- the carB gene encoding carbamoyl-phosphate synthase large subunit, with the protein MPKRTDIHKILVIGSGPIIIGQAAEFDYSGTQACLALREEGYETVLVNSNPATIMTDREIADHVYIEPLTVDSLSQIIRQEYPDAILPTLGGQIGLNLAVSLSKTGLLDELGIELLGTKLDSIDEAEDREKFKELMNELGEPVPASQTVNTVDEAVEFAHQCGYPVIVRPAFTMGGTGGGICHNDAEMRTVAKNGLELSPVTQCLIEKSIAGYKEIEFEVMRDAADNVMVVCCMENFDPVGIHTGDSIVFAPNQTLSDREYQMLRDCALKLIRALKIEGGCNVQLALDPQSFQYNVIEVNPRVSRSSALASKATGYPIAKMAAKIAVGLTLDEIKNPVTKATFAEFEPALDYVVCKIPRWPFDKFTQADRHLGSQMKATGEVMAIGRTAEEALHKAVRSLEIDEKDLFSAEVHHAPTDMLEKKLRYPQDDRLFYLAEAFRRGYSLQQTHDLTKISPYFLDIVKHLVELEDDLSTKPFDAETLMTGKKYGFSDATIARLWHTSSQEVREFRKQNEVLPVYKMIDTCAAEFASSTPYFYSAYDHENESQRTKKPSILVIGSGPIRIGQGVEFDYATVHSVKAIQRAGYEAIVINSNPETVSTDFSVSDKLYFEPLTLEDVLNVVDLEQPVGVIVQFGGQTAINLAEGLAKNGVNILGTTVDDLDAAEDREVFDKVITDLNLKQPIGLTATTHSAVIKEAEKIGYPVLIRPSYVLGGKAMETVYNQEELEQYLQQNASITADHPILIDAYLEGRECEVDAICDGKDVLIPGIMEHIEHAGVHSGDSMAVYPPQHFDDDIKQQIVTATEKLAVALKCIGIMNIQFIVHNHGVYILEVNPRASRTVPFLSKITGIEMAQVATKVILGQSLADQGFTNGLYPEPQTIHVKAPVFSFNKLANVDSYLSPEMKSTGEVMGTDTTYVKALHKAFSGAHIQVPNDGKILFTIENEDEEDVIPLAKRFAQIGYQIFTTPQITSHFKDNGIHVHQEISNIDELDYLLKAGQIDLVINTMRHDYEQDSLGFQIRQSTIAQNVPLMTSLDTVNALLHVKEDQSLEAITIK; encoded by the coding sequence ATGCCTAAACGAACCGATATTCATAAAATTCTCGTTATCGGGTCTGGTCCTATTATTATTGGTCAAGCAGCTGAATTTGATTATTCCGGCACGCAGGCTTGTCTCGCCCTCCGCGAAGAAGGATACGAAACTGTTCTTGTTAATTCTAATCCAGCAACAATCATGACTGACAGGGAAATTGCTGATCATGTCTACATCGAACCATTAACGGTTGACTCCCTCTCTCAAATTATCCGTCAAGAATATCCCGATGCAATTTTACCAACCCTTGGCGGACAAATCGGCCTCAATTTAGCTGTCTCCTTATCTAAAACTGGTCTCCTCGATGAATTAGGGATTGAACTTCTCGGAACTAAGCTGGATTCGATTGATGAAGCAGAAGACCGAGAAAAATTTAAGGAATTAATGAATGAACTTGGTGAACCTGTTCCCGCCTCGCAGACAGTTAATACTGTTGATGAAGCAGTCGAATTCGCACACCAATGTGGATATCCAGTAATCGTCCGTCCCGCCTTTACCATGGGTGGTACAGGCGGTGGGATCTGCCATAATGATGCAGAAATGCGTACTGTTGCCAAGAATGGCTTGGAATTATCCCCCGTCACCCAATGTTTAATTGAAAAGTCAATCGCTGGTTATAAGGAAATCGAGTTTGAAGTAATGCGGGATGCAGCTGACAATGTAATGGTCGTTTGTTGTATGGAAAACTTTGACCCAGTGGGAATTCATACCGGTGACTCCATCGTATTTGCCCCTAATCAGACCCTTAGCGACCGCGAATACCAGATGCTCCGTGATTGCGCGCTCAAGTTGATCCGTGCCCTCAAAATCGAAGGGGGATGTAACGTCCAACTAGCTCTTGATCCGCAAAGTTTCCAGTATAACGTTATCGAAGTTAATCCACGAGTTTCCCGTTCGTCTGCCCTCGCTTCAAAGGCAACGGGTTATCCAATCGCTAAAATGGCTGCTAAAATTGCGGTTGGCCTTACCCTTGATGAAATTAAGAATCCCGTTACCAAGGCAACTTTTGCTGAATTTGAACCGGCACTTGACTATGTTGTCTGCAAAATTCCCCGCTGGCCGTTTGATAAGTTTACTCAGGCTGATCGACACCTGGGCAGCCAGATGAAAGCCACGGGAGAAGTAATGGCAATTGGTCGGACAGCTGAGGAAGCTCTCCATAAGGCTGTTCGTTCACTCGAAATCGATGAAAAAGACCTTTTTTCAGCGGAAGTTCATCATGCGCCAACAGATATGCTTGAAAAGAAGTTACGTTATCCCCAAGATGATCGGTTATTTTATTTAGCAGAAGCATTTCGGCGTGGATACTCTCTTCAGCAAACTCATGACTTAACTAAGATTTCCCCCTATTTCCTCGATATCGTCAAACACTTGGTGGAACTCGAAGACGATCTTAGTACCAAGCCATTTGATGCAGAAACACTGATGACTGGCAAGAAATACGGGTTTAGCGATGCAACAATTGCCCGCCTTTGGCATACTTCCTCACAAGAAGTTCGGGAATTCCGAAAACAAAATGAAGTTCTCCCCGTGTATAAGATGATTGATACCTGTGCTGCTGAATTTGCTTCTTCAACCCCTTATTTCTACAGTGCATATGACCATGAAAACGAAAGCCAACGAACAAAGAAACCATCGATCCTTGTCATTGGTTCAGGGCCAATCCGGATTGGTCAAGGAGTCGAGTTTGACTATGCGACCGTTCACAGCGTTAAGGCAATTCAACGGGCTGGCTACGAAGCAATTGTCATCAATTCGAATCCAGAAACCGTTTCAACAGATTTCTCGGTTTCCGATAAACTCTATTTCGAGCCCCTCACGCTTGAAGATGTCCTAAACGTGGTTGATCTCGAACAACCAGTGGGCGTGATTGTTCAATTCGGTGGACAAACAGCGATTAATTTAGCAGAAGGTCTTGCTAAAAATGGGGTTAATATTCTTGGAACAACCGTTGACGATCTTGATGCCGCGGAAGATCGAGAAGTATTCGATAAAGTTATTACTGATCTAAATCTTAAGCAGCCAATCGGTTTAACCGCGACTACTCACTCTGCCGTTATCAAAGAGGCTGAAAAAATCGGCTATCCCGTTCTCATTCGTCCAAGTTATGTTCTCGGTGGCAAGGCCATGGAGACTGTTTATAATCAAGAAGAACTGGAACAATACCTTCAACAAAACGCCTCCATTACTGCTGATCATCCCATTTTAATTGATGCCTACCTTGAAGGACGGGAATGTGAAGTAGACGCAATTTGTGATGGGAAGGACGTCCTTATCCCCGGAATAATGGAACATATTGAACACGCGGGCGTTCACTCAGGAGATTCAATGGCAGTTTATCCTCCACAACATTTTGATGACGACATTAAACAACAAATCGTTACTGCCACCGAAAAATTAGCGGTTGCGCTTAAATGTATTGGCATCATGAATATCCAATTTATTGTTCATAATCATGGGGTGTACATCCTTGAAGTTAATCCGCGAGCTAGTCGGACAGTGCCATTCCTCAGCAAGATTACAGGAATCGAAATGGCCCAAGTTGCTACCAAAGTTATCCTTGGACAGTCCCTTGCTGATCAAGGCTTTACTAACGGGCTTTACCCAGAGCCACAAACTATTCATGTTAAAGCTCCCGTCTTTAGTTTTAACAAGCTAGCGAACGTTGATTCTTACCTCAGTCCAGAAATGAAATCGACAGGCGAAGTGATGGGTACAGATACTACCTATGTAAAAGCACTTCATAAGGCCTTTTCTGGCGCACATATTCAAGTCCCTAACGATGGTAAAATTCTCTTTACGATTGAAAATGAGGATGAAGAAGACGTTATCCCACTAGCAAAACGGTTTGCTCAAATTGGCTACCAAATTTTCACTACCCCACAAATAACATCGCACTTTAAGGATAACGGAATTCACGTCCATCAAGAAATATCCAATATCGATGAACTCGACTACCTCCTAAAAGCCGGGCAGATCGACCTTGTTATCAACACCATGCGCCATGATTATGAACAAGATTCACTTGGCTTTCAGATCCGCCAAAGTACAATCGCGCAAAACGTACCACTGATGACCTCACTTGATACAGTCAATGCGTTGCTGCACGTTAAAGAAGATCAATCTTTGGAAGCCATCACAATTAAATAG
- the carA gene encoding glutamine-hydrolyzing carbamoyl-phosphate synthase small subunit: MKRYLILEDGTVYTGEGFGATKATLGEVVFTTGMVGYQEAITDESFANQILVFTNPLIGNYGINSEDNETLYPQIKGVICHHVARVPSNWRMTDSLPNFLAKHQIPGLQGIDTRELVRKLRQYGTLRGIMTDNVTDIKDKLEQLKQTSPTQNIISKVSTKESYANPGTKRTVVVLDFGMKNSILRELNKRNCNAIVLPYNASISEIMAFNPDGILLSNGPGDPLEMTTIAETVAELEKHVPIFGICMGHQIFALANGAKTYKMKFGHRGFNHPVRNLQTGKIAFTSQNHGFAVDPSSIDDTDLQITHLEVNDGTVEGLQHSKYPAFSVQFHPDAAPGPHDAEQLFDKFMALIDSNKEVLAYA; encoded by the coding sequence ATGAAACGATATTTAATTCTAGAAGATGGTACTGTCTATACCGGCGAAGGTTTTGGCGCTACCAAGGCAACTCTTGGTGAGGTTGTCTTCACAACAGGGATGGTCGGCTATCAAGAAGCAATAACCGATGAATCATTTGCCAATCAAATTTTAGTCTTTACCAATCCCCTCATCGGCAACTATGGGATTAATAGTGAAGATAACGAAACATTATATCCTCAAATCAAGGGCGTAATTTGTCATCATGTCGCTCGTGTTCCCAGCAACTGGCGTATGACTGACTCGCTCCCTAATTTCTTAGCAAAGCACCAAATTCCTGGCCTCCAAGGAATTGATACACGTGAACTAGTCCGTAAGCTTCGTCAATATGGAACATTACGCGGAATCATGACCGATAATGTTACCGATATCAAAGATAAGCTTGAACAGTTAAAACAAACTTCGCCAACCCAGAACATTATTAGCAAAGTATCTACTAAGGAATCCTACGCTAATCCGGGAACTAAGCGAACTGTTGTTGTTCTTGACTTCGGAATGAAAAATAGCATTCTCCGTGAATTAAATAAAAGAAACTGCAATGCAATTGTTCTTCCTTATAACGCCTCGATCAGTGAAATAATGGCGTTCAATCCAGACGGCATTCTCCTTTCGAACGGCCCTGGTGATCCACTTGAAATGACAACTATTGCGGAAACTGTCGCAGAATTAGAAAAACATGTGCCAATTTTCGGCATTTGCATGGGCCATCAAATCTTTGCCCTAGCTAATGGTGCTAAAACTTATAAGATGAAATTTGGCCACCGTGGTTTTAACCATCCCGTCCGTAATCTCCAAACGGGAAAGATCGCATTCACCTCCCAAAATCACGGTTTTGCAGTTGATCCATCCTCTATTGATGATACCGACCTCCAAATCACCCACCTTGAAGTGAACGATGGCACGGTTGAAGGACTCCAGCATTCAAAGTATCCTGCATTTTCCGTTCAGTTCCATCCAGACGCTGCGCCAGGGCCCCACGATGCTGAACAGCTTTTTGATAAATTCATGGCATTAATTGACAGTAATAAGGAGGTCCTCGCCTATGCCTAA
- a CDS encoding IS30 family transposase codes for MGTTILSFQNRIVIETLHNEGRSLRYIANYLGFSKTTVFNELHRLNGEYQAELAQTDFERKVSQRGRKSSLTKSLKHLIEEKIQVQKWSPEQVAHVVGIAYKTVYNWIDQGWLDVQLPDLPDHGIRRHRAKEKRGTFSHGRSIEERPHKVETPQEFGHFEADTVLSGKRKGQAVATFVERKSRLTIVKRLHGRDSQSMTQAVLELASQLQDKLKTLTVDHGKEFANYQAIEQLTGTQVYFAHAYSPHERGSNENRNRVLRRFIPKGQAIEELSDRQLVQINWYLNSRPIKCLNWHTPIEIFLLNLRH; via the coding sequence ATGGGCACCACTATTTTATCATTCCAGAACCGCATTGTCATTGAAACGCTTCATAATGAAGGACGTTCCTTACGATACATCGCTAATTACTTAGGCTTTAGTAAAACCACAGTCTTTAACGAACTTCACCGGCTCAACGGTGAGTATCAAGCTGAACTAGCGCAAACTGACTTTGAACGCAAGGTTAGTCAACGGGGGCGGAAGTCTTCACTCACTAAAAGCCTTAAGCACTTGATTGAGGAAAAGATTCAAGTCCAGAAGTGGTCCCCTGAACAAGTTGCCCATGTAGTTGGGATTGCCTACAAGACGGTCTATAACTGGATTGATCAAGGATGGCTTGATGTACAGTTACCCGATTTGCCTGATCATGGAATTCGTCGTCATCGTGCTAAAGAAAAGCGTGGTACGTTCAGTCACGGCCGCTCCATTGAGGAGCGTCCTCATAAAGTCGAAACTCCCCAAGAATTCGGCCACTTTGAAGCTGATACCGTACTTTCTGGCAAACGTAAAGGTCAAGCTGTGGCGACTTTTGTGGAGCGTAAGAGTCGCCTGACAATTGTTAAACGGCTCCATGGTCGCGACAGTCAGTCCATGACTCAAGCCGTACTTGAACTAGCTAGTCAACTTCAAGACAAGCTCAAGACGCTTACCGTGGATCATGGGAAAGAGTTCGCTAACTATCAGGCAATTGAACAGCTAACAGGTACTCAGGTTTATTTTGCCCATGCTTATTCACCACATGAACGCGGTAGTAATGAGAACCGTAACCGAGTTTTGCGACGGTTTATTCCCAAGGGACAAGCCATTGAAGAGCTGAGCGATCGCCAGCTGGTTCAAATCAATTGGTATCTGAATTCCCGACCAATTAAATGTCTTAACTGGCACACACCAATCGAGATCTTCTTGCTTAATCTACGTCACTAA
- a CDS encoding SLC45 family MFS transporter — protein sequence MSQDESVVLNQDQETSTSGLPILPKSTIWMINFGFLGVQVAFTLQGSQMSRIFQTIGANPNNLGWFFLLPPLAGLIVQPIIGYYSDRTWAPKLGGRRLPYLLIGMVIAVIVMILLPNSGSFGFGYSSLAALWFGAITVAFLDLSSNMAMQPFKMMVGDMVNDDQKSYAYGIQSLICNTGAVLAAIFPFLLTWWGVSNTAKKGVVPQSVVISFYVGAVILVITCLFTIFRVHEYDPATYARYHGISEEDNKKGGNWFTLLKHAPRVFWNVALVQFFCWFSFQYLSTYAVGAIAKNVWLTTDASSAAYQAAGNWYGVMTAVQSIAAVVWSYVLAKVPNNHHKAGYAFSLLLGAIGYTSIFFIHSQNALIFSFVLIGIAWASMNTYPLTMVTNALSGKHMGTYLGLFNGSICVPQMVASLLSFGLFPLLGSSQVNMMLVTGISALLGAISVLFIKETYQA from the coding sequence ATGAGTCAAGATGAGTCTGTTGTACTTAACCAAGACCAAGAAACTTCGACGAGTGGATTGCCAATTTTACCAAAGAGTACTATCTGGATGATTAACTTTGGTTTCCTTGGTGTTCAAGTCGCCTTTACGTTACAAGGTTCGCAAATGAGCCGGATCTTCCAAACAATTGGTGCTAATCCTAATAATTTGGGATGGTTCTTCTTACTGCCACCACTTGCAGGATTGATCGTGCAGCCAATCATTGGTTATTATTCTGACCGAACATGGGCGCCAAAACTTGGTGGTCGGCGTCTCCCCTACCTGTTAATCGGGATGGTCATTGCCGTCATCGTTATGATTTTACTGCCTAATTCAGGAAGTTTTGGATTTGGATACAGTTCGTTAGCAGCCCTCTGGTTTGGGGCTATTACCGTCGCCTTCCTTGATCTTTCATCAAATATGGCGATGCAGCCATTTAAGATGATGGTTGGTGATATGGTTAATGATGATCAAAAGAGTTATGCATACGGGATTCAAAGTTTAATCTGTAATACCGGTGCCGTTTTAGCAGCCATTTTCCCATTCCTTTTGACATGGTGGGGTGTATCAAACACTGCTAAAAAGGGTGTTGTTCCTCAATCAGTTGTAATTTCGTTCTACGTTGGCGCTGTTATTTTAGTCATCACCTGTCTCTTTACTATCTTCCGGGTTCACGAATATGATCCCGCAACTTATGCTCGTTACCATGGCATTTCAGAGGAAGACAATAAAAAAGGTGGAAACTGGTTTACCCTCTTAAAGCATGCTCCACGGGTATTTTGGAATGTCGCATTAGTTCAATTCTTCTGCTGGTTCTCTTTCCAATACCTTTCAACTTATGCGGTTGGGGCCATCGCTAAGAACGTTTGGTTAACAACTGATGCTTCTTCAGCTGCCTACCAAGCTGCCGGTAACTGGTACGGTGTTATGACCGCTGTTCAATCAATTGCGGCAGTTGTATGGTCATATGTTCTGGCTAAAGTTCCTAATAACCACCACAAAGCTGGCTATGCTTTCAGCCTTTTGCTCGGGGCCATTGGATACACATCAATCTTCTTTATCCATTCACAAAACGCCCTTATCTTCTCCTTCGTTTTGATCGGAATTGCTTGGGCTTCAATGAACACCTACCCATTAACAATGGTTACAAATGCCTTATCTGGTAAACACATGGGTACTTACCTTGGCCTATTTAATGGTTCAATCTGTGTACCACAAATGGTTGCCTCACTACTTAGTTTTGGTCTCTTCCCATTACTTGGTAGTTCCCAAGTCAACATGATGCTTGTTACTGGTATTTCTGCCCTCCTAGGTGCAATTTCAGTTCTCTTTATCAAGGAAACTTACCAAGCCTAA
- a CDS encoding LacI family DNA-binding transcriptional regulator, whose amino-acid sequence MKPTIKDIAQRAHVSTATVSRVLSKKAKSYRPETAAKIEAIAKDLGYKKNLAAAELAANSSMLIAVILNNTQTNFSNDIIAAIQAETDKAGYQMFILYAGNHDARLLNQAISVALERHVAGILLVATSLDEQAARTLRESSTPCRLVSVYDEADPRYTGFKFTSSNNEKIGYLATNYLIERGHSRIGLAGIDRSSTGKQRLHGYQRAMTEHGLIPRMDSVEYGDYSFGPQQNMLKTLMNKDLDAIITASNMVAVGMIREAHLLGLNIPKDLSFISIDGTFLCDITIPTITSVTQDFYQMGLIAVRSLLNDDDSQFISIHITPRNSVRLLGKKEISLLYYSCKRLHKLKLQLFYTFFR is encoded by the coding sequence ATGAAGCCAACAATTAAAGATATTGCTCAACGAGCCCATGTTTCAACGGCCACCGTTTCTCGTGTTTTATCCAAAAAGGCGAAATCCTACCGTCCCGAAACAGCGGCTAAGATTGAAGCAATCGCTAAAGACTTAGGATACAAGAAAAACCTTGCAGCGGCTGAACTAGCTGCTAACAGCAGTATGTTAATTGCCGTTATCTTAAATAATACTCAAACAAATTTTTCAAATGATATTATCGCCGCTATCCAAGCAGAGACGGACAAAGCAGGGTACCAGATGTTCATTCTTTATGCTGGGAATCACGACGCTCGATTGCTTAATCAAGCAATTAGCGTTGCCCTCGAACGACATGTTGCCGGCATTCTGTTGGTTGCAACCTCCCTCGATGAACAAGCTGCTCGTACCTTACGCGAAAGCAGTACCCCTTGCCGATTAGTATCGGTCTATGACGAAGCTGATCCCCGGTATACTGGATTTAAATTTACAAGTTCAAATAACGAGAAAATTGGTTATTTAGCCACTAATTATTTAATTGAACGCGGTCATTCCCGAATTGGGTTAGCGGGTATTGATCGTTCCTCAACCGGAAAGCAGCGACTCCACGGCTACCAACGGGCAATGACTGAACACGGATTGATACCGCGGATGGACTCGGTTGAATATGGCGATTACAGTTTTGGCCCTCAACAAAATATGCTCAAAACACTAATGAATAAGGATCTTGATGCGATCATCACCGCTAGCAATATGGTGGCTGTGGGCATGATCAGAGAGGCTCATTTGCTTGGCCTTAATATTCCAAAAGACCTATCATTTATTAGTATCGATGGGACTTTTCTTTGTGACATTACCATCCCAACTATTACAAGCGTAACTCAGGACTTTTATCAAATGGGACTCATCGCAGTTAGGAGCCTATTGAACGATGATGACTCACAATTTATCTCAATCCATATCACACCGCGAAATAGCGTAAGACTCCTAGGCAAAAAAGAAATAAGTTTGTTATATTATTCGTGTAAGAGATTACATAAGCTCAAATTGCAATTATTTTATACATTTTTTCGTTAG
- the rlmD gene encoding 23S rRNA (uracil(1939)-C(5))-methyltransferase RlmD, with the protein MTQTKQHEQDVEVWVGKRFPLTIRRLGVNGHGIGYYKHKVCFVPGALPNEVVVAEVTRVLPRYLEAKIHRIRKKSRDRVTPRDEYADIAGGFELENLAYQQQLKFKRQVIIDSLEKFQPYGYRNYDVRPTIAAPEEYGYRNKAQFQVRMVNGKVAAGLYQPNSHTLVDMETCAVQMPRTMETVRAVTKMIEDLQIPVYDKKHNSGIIKTLAVRESWSTGEVQLTFITNSAKLPHKRELLERIEKELPAVVSVMQNVNPGDTPLVWGDKMIHLAGKDSILESLMGLDFKLSARSFLQLNPEQTEVLYEEASKALELDKDDTLIDAYAGIGTIGLSLASRVKAVRGMEIIPEAVADANENAKLNNIANAKYEVGKAEEVLPRWQKEGLNFDALVVDPPRTGLDDQLIKQILKVKPRKFAYVSCGMASLARNLRRLTSVYHVDYIQPIDMMPQTARCEAVVKLSLRNGNK; encoded by the coding sequence ATGACACAAACTAAACAACATGAACAAGATGTTGAGGTATGGGTTGGGAAACGTTTTCCACTCACAATTCGTCGCCTAGGCGTTAACGGACACGGGATCGGCTACTATAAGCACAAGGTATGTTTTGTCCCTGGTGCCCTGCCAAATGAAGTCGTAGTCGCTGAAGTTACACGCGTTCTCCCACGCTATCTTGAAGCTAAAATTCACCGGATCCGGAAGAAGAGTCGGGATCGGGTAACGCCACGAGATGAGTACGCTGATATCGCTGGTGGTTTTGAACTTGAAAACCTCGCTTACCAACAACAATTAAAGTTTAAACGGCAAGTAATCATCGATAGTCTCGAAAAATTTCAACCATACGGCTACCGTAATTACGATGTTCGCCCAACTATTGCAGCCCCTGAAGAATACGGTTACCGTAACAAGGCCCAATTCCAGGTGCGGATGGTTAATGGCAAAGTAGCGGCCGGTCTTTACCAACCAAACAGTCATACCCTTGTTGATATGGAGACTTGTGCTGTTCAAATGCCCCGGACAATGGAGACGGTCCGAGCCGTTACGAAGATGATCGAAGACTTGCAGATTCCAGTTTATGACAAAAAGCACAATAGCGGCATCATTAAGACCTTAGCAGTTCGTGAATCATGGTCAACCGGGGAAGTCCAATTAACCTTCATTACTAATTCTGCTAAACTTCCTCACAAACGCGAACTGCTTGAACGCATTGAAAAAGAACTACCGGCAGTTGTTTCAGTTATGCAAAACGTTAACCCAGGTGATACACCCTTAGTTTGGGGTGATAAAATGATCCATCTCGCTGGAAAAGATTCAATTCTGGAAAGCTTGATGGGACTTGATTTTAAACTCTCAGCCCGTTCATTCTTACAACTAAATCCTGAACAAACAGAGGTATTGTACGAAGAAGCTTCTAAAGCCCTTGAATTGGACAAGGATGATACCTTAATCGATGCATATGCTGGAATCGGGACAATCGGTCTTTCCCTTGCATCACGGGTGAAAGCTGTTCGCGGAATGGAAATCATCCCCGAGGCAGTTGCCGATGCTAACGAAAATGCCAAGCTAAATAATATTGCTAATGCTAAATATGAAGTTGGCAAAGCAGAAGAAGTTCTTCCCCGCTGGCAAAAGGAAGGACTCAACTTTGATGCCCTTGTTGTTGATCCTCCGCGAACAGGGTTAGATGACCAATTAATCAAGCAAATCTTAAAAGTTAAGCCGCGAAAGTTTGCCTACGTCTCATGTGGCATGGCTTCTCTCGCTCGGAACTTACGGCGGTTAACTAGTGTCTATCACGTTGACTACATTCAACCAATTGACATGATGCCCCAAACGGCTCGCTGTGAAGCAGTTGTAAAATTATCCTTACGAAACGGAAATAAATAG
- a CDS encoding NADPH-dependent FMN reductase produces MKIAAIAGSNANYSYNRMLLEFIARHFSDDDIDVIDIRQVPMFNENYKGKIPEVVADIDRRVSSADAVIIASPEYNHSVTSALKSVIEWLSYEVHPLENKPVMIIGASTHDQGSSRSQVQLRDILISPGVNAYIFQNEEFFMSDAAHIIDKDGDITNETTIHFLEKCMREFKHYAKAINRMVAEKKEANK; encoded by the coding sequence ATGAAAATTGCTGCAATTGCCGGGTCAAATGCTAATTATTCATACAACCGGATGTTATTAGAATTTATTGCCCGTCATTTTAGTGATGATGATATTGATGTGATTGATATTCGTCAAGTGCCAATGTTTAATGAAAATTATAAAGGAAAGATTCCTGAGGTTGTTGCTGATATTGATCGTCGTGTTTCAAGCGCCGACGCTGTTATTATTGCCAGCCCAGAATACAACCACTCTGTTACCTCTGCTTTAAAGAGTGTAATTGAATGGCTTTCCTATGAAGTTCACCCATTAGAAAATAAGCCAGTCATGATCATTGGTGCTTCTACCCATGACCAAGGCTCATCCCGTTCTCAAGTTCAATTACGAGATATTTTGATATCACCAGGTGTTAATGCTTATATTTTCCAAAACGAAGAGTTCTTTATGAGTGATGCCGCTCATATCATTGATAAAGATGGTGACATCACGAACGAAACGACTATTCATTTCTTAGAAAAATGTATGCGTGAATTCAAACACTACGCCAAGGCAATCAATCGGATGGTTGCTGAAAAGAAGGAGGCAAACAAGTAA